Proteins found in one Streptococcus iniae genomic segment:
- a CDS encoding TIGR00266 family protein, translated as MADNKMAFTIDSNMQFPLVEIDLEAGESIFLQKGSMVYHTPSVTLTTKLNGRGSGLGKLVGAIGRSMVSGESMFITRAIASDEKGKLALAPSTPGQVVALELGLKQYRLNDGAFLALDGSAQYTLERQSVGKALFAGQGGFFVMSTQGQGTLLINAFGSIKKISLHGQEMTIDNAHVVAWSQELDYNIHLENGFMQSIGTGEGVVNTFSGYGDVYVQSLNVQQFAGVLQKYIVSRSN; from the coding sequence ATGGCAGATAACAAAATGGCGTTTACAATTGATTCAAACATGCAATTTCCTTTGGTTGAAATTGATTTAGAAGCAGGAGAATCTATTTTTCTTCAAAAAGGAAGCATGGTATACCACACCCCGAGTGTGACCTTGACTACAAAACTTAATGGTAGGGGTTCAGGACTTGGAAAATTAGTTGGTGCTATTGGCAGATCAATGGTTTCTGGTGAGTCTATGTTTATCACTCGAGCGATAGCATCAGATGAAAAAGGAAAGCTGGCTCTTGCTCCGTCAACACCTGGTCAGGTTGTCGCCTTAGAACTTGGCCTTAAACAATATCGCCTGAACGATGGTGCCTTCTTAGCTCTTGATGGTTCTGCTCAATACACACTGGAAAGACAAAGTGTTGGAAAAGCTCTGTTTGCTGGTCAAGGTGGCTTCTTTGTCATGTCAACACAGGGGCAAGGGACACTGTTAATTAATGCATTTGGTTCTATTAAGAAAATTAGCCTACATGGGCAAGAAATGACGATTGATAACGCTCATGTTGTTGCTTGGAGCCAAGAATTGGATTATAATATTCACTTAGAGAACGGTTTTATGCAGTCTATCGGAACTGGCGAAGGTGTGGTTAACACTTTTAGCGGTTATGGTGACGTTTACGTGCAAAGTCTTAATGTCCAACAATTTGCAGGTGTTTTACAAAAATACATTGTTAGCAGAAGTAACTAA
- a CDS encoding beta-class carbonic anhydrase: MSYFEHFMLANKAYVALHGTAHLPLKPKTKVAIVTCMDSRLHVAQALGLALGDAHILRNAGGRVTEDMIRSLVISQQQMGTREIVVLHHTDCGAQTFTNEGFAHHIQKELGVDVSHQDFLPFSDVEESVRLDMAILRQSPLIPKDVEINGAVYDVDTGRMTQVFEA; encoded by the coding sequence ATGTCCTATTTTGAACATTTTATGCTAGCAAACAAAGCCTATGTCGCTTTACATGGGACGGCCCACTTGCCTTTGAAGCCCAAAACAAAAGTTGCTATTGTTACCTGTATGGATTCGCGGTTACACGTTGCCCAAGCTTTAGGCTTGGCTCTTGGGGATGCCCATATTTTACGGAATGCTGGTGGACGGGTCACAGAAGACATGATACGATCTTTAGTGATTTCACAACAACAAATGGGAACGCGTGAAATTGTAGTTCTTCATCATACGGATTGTGGCGCCCAAACCTTTACCAATGAAGGTTTTGCTCACCATATTCAGAAAGAACTAGGGGTTGATGTGAGCCATCAGGATTTTCTGCCTTTTTCTGATGTGGAAGAAAGTGTACGTCTTGATATGGCAATTTTACGCCAATCTCCGCTCATTCCAAAGGATGTTGAAATCAATGGTGCTGTTTATGATGTCGATACAGGTCGTATGACTCAGGTTTTTGAAGCTTAA